The proteins below come from a single Polynucleobacter necessarius genomic window:
- the ccmI gene encoding c-type cytochrome biogenesis protein CcmI, translating into MASFFIAAFLLLVLVLVLLLRPFIFLGKEGGTSRRQMNAAIYRDELDRLAAEHAAGRINVQEYEMSRSEMRQRLFQDTNEEDDKAVMGSTKKVIIGLSIFIVLLSSGLYFYLGDIARVAQQKQQQPMTQAGVEQMMSDFAQKMEKDPSNLQGWAMLGRSYRILGRYADAANAYSRAGTFIDNAPELLAEYADALVAVANGNFSGKPLQLINQALKLDPNNLLALWLSGSAAFNGGNYKSAVQNWQKIAQQLPPNSEEARAIEGSIAEAKSKSGLSSPPSSVNPMPLGKSVGGTIELSSDLKSKIHPGDVLMVIARQPGERMPVAVLKVPATDFPVRFNLTDALAMNPNNLISKLSEVTIEARISKTGMVKAEVGDLLSAMQTVQVGATQVKLLVNQVR; encoded by the coding sequence ATGGCTAGTTTTTTCATTGCCGCCTTCCTATTGCTCGTTTTGGTTTTGGTTTTATTGCTAAGACCATTTATTTTCTTGGGCAAAGAAGGGGGTACTTCGCGTCGTCAGATGAATGCTGCGATTTATCGTGATGAATTAGATAGGTTGGCTGCTGAGCATGCCGCAGGTAGAATTAATGTTCAAGAGTACGAAATGAGTCGCTCCGAAATGCGACAACGACTTTTTCAAGACACGAATGAGGAAGACGATAAAGCAGTGATGGGTTCAACCAAAAAAGTGATCATTGGCTTGTCTATTTTTATAGTTCTTCTATCCTCTGGTCTTTACTTTTACTTGGGTGATATTGCGCGCGTTGCACAACAGAAACAGCAACAGCCGATGACCCAGGCGGGCGTTGAGCAGATGATGTCTGACTTTGCGCAAAAGATGGAGAAAGACCCAAGTAACCTTCAGGGTTGGGCAATGCTGGGCCGTTCTTATCGAATTTTGGGGCGCTACGCAGATGCTGCAAATGCCTATAGCCGTGCTGGAACATTTATCGATAATGCCCCAGAGTTATTGGCTGAGTACGCAGATGCTTTGGTTGCGGTTGCGAATGGTAATTTTTCAGGTAAGCCGCTTCAGTTGATAAACCAAGCACTGAAATTAGACCCCAATAATTTATTGGCTCTCTGGTTATCGGGCTCAGCAGCATTTAATGGTGGTAATTACAAATCTGCGGTGCAGAATTGGCAAAAAATTGCACAACAATTGCCGCCAAACTCTGAGGAAGCTCGTGCTATCGAGGGTTCGATTGCAGAGGCGAAATCAAAAAGTGGCTTAAGTTCTCCCCCTTCCTCGGTCAACCCCATGCCTTTAGGTAAGAGTGTTGGTGGGACCATTGAGCTGTCATCCGATCTGAAATCTAAAATCCATCCAGGTGATGTGTTGATGGTTATTGCACGTCAGCCTGGCGAGCGGATGCCCGTGGCAGTATTAAAAGTTCCCGCAACGGATTTTCCGGTACGTTTTAATCTGACAGATGCTTTAGCGATGAATCCAAACAATCTGATATCTAAGCTGTCAGAAGTGACCATTGAAGCTAGAATATCCAAAACAGGTATGGTAAAAGCGGAAGTGGGTGACCTTTTATCTGCGATGCAAACTGTTCAGGTTGGCGCGACGCAAGTGAAGCTTTTGGTAAACCAAGTTCGGTAA
- a CDS encoding cytochrome c-type biogenesis protein CcmH codes for MKRILIALASVLCMHTAFAKDAAPLVDDPITEQRLISISEEMRCLVCQNESLAGSRSDLANDLRREIRKLIKEGKSDDQIRAFMVERYGDFVLYRPPVKPITWLLWLGPFVILLIGIAFLFSYLRRRNTLAQIKTLSAEDNQKIDALLNMLNKNERDGMHG; via the coding sequence ATGAAACGCATTTTGATAGCGCTTGCCTCTGTACTTTGCATGCATACGGCTTTTGCAAAAGATGCCGCTCCACTGGTAGATGATCCAATAACAGAGCAGCGTTTAATTAGTATCTCTGAAGAAATGCGTTGCTTAGTTTGTCAAAATGAGTCTTTAGCGGGCTCTCGGTCAGATTTGGCGAATGATCTGCGTAGAGAAATTCGGAAGCTGATTAAAGAGGGAAAGAGCGATGATCAAATTCGCGCTTTTATGGTGGAACGCTATGGGGATTTCGTACTCTATCGACCACCAGTGAAGCCCATTACTTGGTTATTGTGGCTCGGACCCTTCGTAATACTGCTGATTGGAATTGCTTTTCTGTTTTCATATTTGCGACGCCGAAACACGCTTGCTCAAATTAAAACCTTAAGTGCTGAAGATAATCAAAAAATAGATGCCTTATTGAATATGCTCAATAAAAATGAGCGGGATGGAATGCATGGCTAG
- a CDS encoding TAXI family TRAP transporter solute-binding subunit: protein MATRAAVLSLKYSLLKISGISESEIRAERLKPDQALAKLSSGDLDAVFIVAAIETPILKKFYEVPGIRLMSFDQADAYTRNLPYLSKVNVPRGLLSIGHDVPRQDIQVIAPTATLVTQDNVSPAMISLLLSASYDILKSYSRLQNPGEFPSSMGIDFPLHTDAEIYLKDGPSFLHRHLPFWTALWVGRFVKIVIPLLVIFIPLFAYIPSAKNFLLRLKLAQVYAELREIEKMRLILI from the coding sequence TTGGCAACGAGGGCAGCGGTACTCTCCCTTAAGTACTCGTTATTAAAAATTAGCGGTATTTCAGAAAGCGAGATTCGCGCAGAAAGATTGAAGCCTGATCAGGCGCTAGCCAAACTGAGTAGCGGAGATTTGGATGCCGTATTTATTGTTGCAGCCATTGAAACACCTATCTTAAAAAAGTTTTATGAGGTGCCGGGTATTCGTTTGATGAGTTTTGATCAAGCAGATGCTTACACGCGAAACTTACCATACCTATCAAAGGTTAATGTTCCGCGAGGCCTTCTCAGTATTGGGCATGATGTTCCACGTCAGGATATACAGGTGATTGCGCCAACAGCAACTTTGGTAACGCAAGATAATGTTAGTCCTGCCATGATTTCATTGTTATTGAGTGCCTCGTATGACATTTTGAAGTCGTACTCTCGACTGCAAAATCCTGGAGAATTTCCGTCGAGCATGGGAATCGATTTCCCGCTGCACACTGATGCTGAGATTTATTTAAAAGATGGCCCATCTTTTTTACATCGACATCTTCCGTTTTGGACTGCCCTGTGGGTAGGGCGTTTTGTTAAAATTGTTATTCCACTGTTAGTAATCTTCATCCCATTGTTTGCGTATATTCCCTCCGCTAAAAACTTTTTATTACGACTTAAGCTTGCGCAGGTGTATGCCGAACTTAGAGAGATTGAGAAAATGCGATTAATCCTGATTTAA
- a CDS encoding DsbE family thiol:disulfide interchange protein, with the protein MKAKFLIPLVLFVVLVSFLAVGLNRDPREVPSPLINKAAPAFEVPQLAQANKTFSPASMKGQVWILNVWASWCVACREEHPVLVELAKSGQAPLIGLDYKDKREDALAMLNRQGNPYVLSAFDENRRVGIDYGVYGVPETYVIDQTGVIRFKHIGPITLEILNQKIYPMLSELKKS; encoded by the coding sequence ATGAAAGCCAAATTTTTAATTCCCTTGGTGCTGTTTGTAGTGTTGGTTAGCTTTTTGGCTGTTGGCCTCAATCGCGACCCTCGTGAAGTGCCCTCACCGCTGATTAATAAGGCTGCTCCAGCATTTGAGGTTCCGCAGTTGGCTCAAGCGAATAAAACATTCTCGCCTGCCAGCATGAAAGGCCAGGTTTGGATTTTGAATGTTTGGGCTTCTTGGTGTGTGGCATGCCGTGAGGAGCACCCGGTATTGGTTGAATTAGCCAAATCAGGGCAGGCACCGTTAATTGGTTTGGACTACAAGGATAAGCGCGAAGATGCGCTAGCAATGCTAAATAGACAAGGCAATCCTTATGTGCTCTCCGCGTTTGATGAAAATAGGCGCGTAGGTATCGATTATGGTGTTTATGGGGTCCCCGAAACCTATGTGATTGATCAAACTGGAGTGATTCGGTTCAAGCATATTGGCCCCATTACGCTAGAGATTTTGAATCAAAAGATCTATCCAATGTTGTCAGAGCTTAAAAAATCATGA
- a CDS encoding TAXI family TRAP transporter solute-binding subunit: protein MATGFPTGLYYQFGERLKKELIQDGVELQVKTTGGTIDNLALLGDPKSGVKFAMVQGGVGDMEKYPNLVSIAGLFYETLWVWYRESAFKNDGGHLQALNQLKNKRVAIGNEGSGTLP from the coding sequence ATGGCCACTGGTTTCCCAACAGGGTTATATTACCAATTCGGTGAGCGTTTAAAGAAAGAGCTCATACAGGATGGGGTGGAATTACAAGTAAAAACGACAGGTGGAACCATTGATAATTTGGCGTTACTGGGCGACCCAAAATCAGGTGTGAAGTTTGCAATGGTTCAAGGTGGTGTTGGCGATATGGAAAAGTATCCCAATTTAGTATCCATTGCTGGTCTGTTTTATGAAACCTTATGGGTTTGGTATCGCGAGTCTGCCTTCAAAAATGATGGCGGCCACCTTCAGGCATTAAATCAACTAAAGAATAAGCGTGTAGCGATTGGCAACGAGGGCAGCGGTACTCTCCCTTAA